A genomic segment from Glycine max cultivar Williams 82 chromosome 1, Glycine_max_v4.0, whole genome shotgun sequence encodes:
- the CRK4 gene encoding cysteine-rich receptor-like protein kinase 10 isoform X2 produces MNRCKSENAMIWYNLCQVRYSFQSFKVVAYTGKYPQQNNEEKKVSDPIRFREYLTYLMSNLSDEAAFNPDKNMFAAGEVDYPGNKTIYGLVQCIPDSQCSSCLTSAFTELTECCSDLEAGIILDRTCNIRFQLSQFFNASSAYRLIYPTSTGGKWKSWMIVLIMCGSVLVLALLIGLATACLRRKNDRERDEEISERTLLQELSTPKSVAVTEEGDLISSDELLFMTLAVIKAATDDFSDTNKLGQGGFGAVYKGVLPDGNEIAVKRLSRKSWQGMEELKNEVILIAKLQHKNLVRLLGCALEGDEKLLIYEFMSNKSLDQFIFDPEKRSKLDWKTYHGIISGIARGLLYLHEESRLKIIHRDLKPNNVLLDHELLAKISDFGMARIFSENQNAANTKRVVGTYGYMAPEYAMEGLFSVKSDVFSFGVIMLEIIIGKRNSGFYMTELAPTLLAYAWRLWNEGKELDFVDPMLLESCDASEIVRCVHIGLLCVQENPEHRPTMSNVVVLLGSESMVLPQPRQPPLSLGRVLRADPSTTTNPSVKEMIFSDILPR; encoded by the exons ATGAATAGGTGCAAGAGTGAGAATGCAATGATATGGTATAACCTTTGCCAAGTACGTTACTCCTTTCAGAGCTTTAAGGTCGTGGCTTATACTGGAAAGTATCCGCAGCAGAATAATGAGGAGAAGAAAGTATCGGATCCTATAAGATTTAGGGAATACTTGACATATTTAATGAGCAATCTCTCAGACGAGGCTGCTTTCAATCCTGATAAGAACATGTTTGCAGCTGGGGAAGTTGACTATCCTGGGAACAAGACAATATATGGCTTAGTCCAATGTATTCCAGACTCACAGTGCAGTAGTTGTTTGACTTCTGCCTTCACAGAACTCACTGAATGCTGCTCCGACCTCGAAGCTGGGATTATTCTTGATCGGACTTGCAATATCAGGTTCCAGTTGTCTCAGTTCTTCAATGCTTCATCTGCATATCGCTTGATTTATCCAACTTCCAcag GAGGGAAATGGAAGTCCTGGATGATTGTGTTGATTATGTGTGGATCAGTTTTAGTATTAGCACTTCTTATTGGGTTGGCCACTGCTTGCCTCAGACGAAAGAACGATAGAGAGAGAG ATGAAGAAATAAGTGAACGAACGCTATTACAAGAGTTGTCTACCCCCAAGAGTGTAGCAGTCACAGAAGAAGGTGACTTGATTAGTTCCGATGAACTCTTGTTCATGACTTTAGCTGTCATTAAGGCCGCTACTGATGACTTTTCTGATACAAATAAGCTGGGACAAGGAGGCTTTGGTGCAGTCTACAAG GGTGTTCTACCAGATGGTAATGAAATAGCAGTTAAAAGATTATCGAGAAAGTCATGGCAAGGCATGGAGGAATTGAAAAATGAGGTCATATTGATTGCCAAACTTCAACACAAGAATTTGGTGAGGCTGTTAGGGTGTGCCTTGGAGGGGGATGAAAAGCTACTCATATATGAATTCATGTCAAACAAAAGCCTTGATCAATTTATCTTTG atCCAGAAAAGCGTTCAAAACTTGATTGGAAGACATACCATGGCATTATCAGTGGCATAGCCAGAGGACTACTTTATCTTCACGAGGAGTCTCGCCTTAAAATCATTCACAGAGACTTAAAGCCAAACAATGTGTTGTTAGACCACGAACTGTTGGCCAAAATATCAGATTTTGGTATGGCCAGGATATTTTCTGAGAATCAAAATGCAGCAAACACGAAAAGAGTTGTGGGAACATA TGGATATATGGCTCCAGAGTATGCAATGGAAGGGTTGTTCTCTGTGAAATCTGATGTCTTCAGCTTTGGTGTTATCATGCTTGAAATCATCATCGGGAAAAGAAATAGTGGCTTTTACATGACCGAACTTGCCCCGACACTGCTGgcatat GCATGGAGACTGTGGAATGAAGGAAAAGAATTGGACTTTGTGGATCCAATGCTATTGGAATCATGTGATGCCTCGGAAATTGTAAGGTGTGTGCACATCGGGCTGCTGTGCGTGCAAGAAAATCCGGAACACAGGCCCACCATGTCAAATGTGGTGGTGCTCCTGGGAAGCGAATCAATGGTTCTTCCCCAACCAAGACAACCACCACTTTCTTTGGGTAGGGTGCTTCGTGCCGATCCATCAACAACAACCAATCCTTCAGTGAAAGAGATGATATTTTCTGATATTCTACCGCGATGA
- the CRK4 gene encoding cysteine-rich receptor-like protein kinase 15 isoform X1 — MFGAKADRCDIGVMVAMLLFMILSLNGVVSGADPIDTYCPSEFPLYSLNSSFHNNLKLVLRLLSSDNASKAGFYDTSIGQGPDKVYGQSLCRGDISNSTACKECIEKASRDIMNRCKSENAMIWYNLCQVRYSFQSFKVVAYTGKYPQQNNEEKKVSDPIRFREYLTYLMSNLSDEAAFNPDKNMFAAGEVDYPGNKTIYGLVQCIPDSQCSSCLTSAFTELTECCSDLEAGIILDRTCNIRFQLSQFFNASSAYRLIYPTSTGGKWKSWMIVLIMCGSVLVLALLIGLATACLRRKNDRERDEEISERTLLQELSTPKSVAVTEEGDLISSDELLFMTLAVIKAATDDFSDTNKLGQGGFGAVYKGVLPDGNEIAVKRLSRKSWQGMEELKNEVILIAKLQHKNLVRLLGCALEGDEKLLIYEFMSNKSLDQFIFDPEKRSKLDWKTYHGIISGIARGLLYLHEESRLKIIHRDLKPNNVLLDHELLAKISDFGMARIFSENQNAANTKRVVGTYGYMAPEYAMEGLFSVKSDVFSFGVIMLEIIIGKRNSGFYMTELAPTLLAYAWRLWNEGKELDFVDPMLLESCDASEIVRCVHIGLLCVQENPEHRPTMSNVVVLLGSESMVLPQPRQPPLSLGRVLRADPSTTTNPSVKEMIFSDILPR; from the exons ATGTTTGGGGCAAAAGCTGATCGATGTGATATTGGGGTCATGGTCGCTATGCTTTTGTTCATGATCTTGTCACTAAACGGTGTTGTTTCTGGTGCAGACCCTATTGATACCTATTGTCCCAGTGAATTCCCATTGTACAGCCTCAACAGTTCATTCCATAACAACCTCAAGCTTGTGCTGAGGTTGCTTTCCTCCGACAACGCTTCAAAGGCAGGTTTCTATGACACATCCATAGGACAAGGCCCAGACAAAGTGTACGGACAATCACTTTGCAGAGGGGACATCTCCAACTCCACAGCTTGCAAAGAATGCATTGAGAAAGCAAGCCGAGATATCATGAATAGGTGCAAGAGTGAGAATGCAATGATATGGTATAACCTTTGCCAAGTACGTTACTCCTTTCAGAGCTTTAAGGTCGTGGCTTATACTGGAAAGTATCCGCAGCAGAATAATGAGGAGAAGAAAGTATCGGATCCTATAAGATTTAGGGAATACTTGACATATTTAATGAGCAATCTCTCAGACGAGGCTGCTTTCAATCCTGATAAGAACATGTTTGCAGCTGGGGAAGTTGACTATCCTGGGAACAAGACAATATATGGCTTAGTCCAATGTATTCCAGACTCACAGTGCAGTAGTTGTTTGACTTCTGCCTTCACAGAACTCACTGAATGCTGCTCCGACCTCGAAGCTGGGATTATTCTTGATCGGACTTGCAATATCAGGTTCCAGTTGTCTCAGTTCTTCAATGCTTCATCTGCATATCGCTTGATTTATCCAACTTCCAcag GAGGGAAATGGAAGTCCTGGATGATTGTGTTGATTATGTGTGGATCAGTTTTAGTATTAGCACTTCTTATTGGGTTGGCCACTGCTTGCCTCAGACGAAAGAACGATAGAGAGAGAG ATGAAGAAATAAGTGAACGAACGCTATTACAAGAGTTGTCTACCCCCAAGAGTGTAGCAGTCACAGAAGAAGGTGACTTGATTAGTTCCGATGAACTCTTGTTCATGACTTTAGCTGTCATTAAGGCCGCTACTGATGACTTTTCTGATACAAATAAGCTGGGACAAGGAGGCTTTGGTGCAGTCTACAAG GGTGTTCTACCAGATGGTAATGAAATAGCAGTTAAAAGATTATCGAGAAAGTCATGGCAAGGCATGGAGGAATTGAAAAATGAGGTCATATTGATTGCCAAACTTCAACACAAGAATTTGGTGAGGCTGTTAGGGTGTGCCTTGGAGGGGGATGAAAAGCTACTCATATATGAATTCATGTCAAACAAAAGCCTTGATCAATTTATCTTTG atCCAGAAAAGCGTTCAAAACTTGATTGGAAGACATACCATGGCATTATCAGTGGCATAGCCAGAGGACTACTTTATCTTCACGAGGAGTCTCGCCTTAAAATCATTCACAGAGACTTAAAGCCAAACAATGTGTTGTTAGACCACGAACTGTTGGCCAAAATATCAGATTTTGGTATGGCCAGGATATTTTCTGAGAATCAAAATGCAGCAAACACGAAAAGAGTTGTGGGAACATA TGGATATATGGCTCCAGAGTATGCAATGGAAGGGTTGTTCTCTGTGAAATCTGATGTCTTCAGCTTTGGTGTTATCATGCTTGAAATCATCATCGGGAAAAGAAATAGTGGCTTTTACATGACCGAACTTGCCCCGACACTGCTGgcatat GCATGGAGACTGTGGAATGAAGGAAAAGAATTGGACTTTGTGGATCCAATGCTATTGGAATCATGTGATGCCTCGGAAATTGTAAGGTGTGTGCACATCGGGCTGCTGTGCGTGCAAGAAAATCCGGAACACAGGCCCACCATGTCAAATGTGGTGGTGCTCCTGGGAAGCGAATCAATGGTTCTTCCCCAACCAAGACAACCACCACTTTCTTTGGGTAGGGTGCTTCGTGCCGATCCATCAACAACAACCAATCCTTCAGTGAAAGAGATGATATTTTCTGATATTCTACCGCGATGA